The genomic segment CACAGCGGCGAGTGCGATCTTGACCAGGTCTCCGGTGATGAACGGAGCGGTACCCGCGAGAAACGCCTGTTTTGGCCCGAGCCCCATCATCGAGGCAAGCCACGACCATCCGAACAGGTGAATGATCGCGAGTCCGATGGTCATCATCGCGACCGTTCGAAGGGGTGAGCCACTCCACCCTTTTTCCGAAAGCCGGCCCGTGACCCATGCGACGATCGGGTACGAGAGGAGATAACCTGCGGTCGGGCCGGCAACAAGCCAGAAGAGGCCGGCTTTTCCATTCGCGAACACCGGAAGACCGATGGCGCCCTCGAAAAGGTAGAGAGCTGCGGCGGCGAATCCTCGAGTCGATCCGAGCAGCGCTCCGACCAGCAGGATCGCCATCGGCTGGAGCGTCATCGGAACGGGGGTGAACGGCAACGGAACCGCAACCTGCGCTGCCACCGCGATGACGATCGAGGCACTGATGACGATCAGGAAGTCCCGGAACCGGGTATTTCCGGCGGTTGCGATGATCCAGGAGGGGAGGGTACGGGTCGGCTCGCTCATTTCGTCTCCACTGACCGCGTCATTCTACTGGTTTGGCTGCGGCCGGGCCAGTCGCGACCTCCTCCGGCCGGATAGCATGATCGACGAACATCGTCTTTTCGACCTGTTCCGGATCGGGCTTGCGCTGGAGCACCAGGATCGCGGGCAGCAGGGTGATCGCTCCGAGCCCGCTGAGGCCGATCCCGAAGAATGATGCGTATCCGATCGAGCGAAGTCCTGGGTAATGTGAGAGCGCGAATGACCCGAATCCGATGATCGAGGTGAGCGCGGCCATCACGACGGCCTTCCCGGTGTCGCTCGCATGAAGCGGGAACTCGTACGGATTCTCGAGATATCGCTGCACCATGTAGATCCCATAGTCGGTGCCGACTCCGACCAGCATGAGCCCGACGAAGATGTTCATGAAATTGAAGTCGATGTCGAGCGCCGCCATCAGCCCGAGCATTCCGATGCAACCAGCCACGAATGGGACGAAGATCAGCAGAGCGCGGCGAACCGACCGGAATCCGAGCGACAGAAGAATCAGCACCATCACGAATCCGAGAAGCGTGGCGCGGAAAGCATCCGCCCTGACGATCTTCCTGAGGACGGCGCTCACGAGGTTCACGCCGGTCAGCGCTCTCTGATCGCCGCCGCGGCCGACGGCCATGAGGGATTCGGGAACCTCCCGCCCCCATACGCCGGTGGTCGGATAGATGTACGCGACCGACAGGAATCCTCCGTCGTCGATGCGCTGAATGAAGCGGCGGGAGAGTCGCTCGAGAGCGGGGTTGTCGACGTCGTCGATCGAGAGAGGTTCGGTCGGACGGAGCGCTTGGTCGAAGGAGTCGAGGAAGGGTTCCCAGACCCCCTCGCGAAAGCCGTTGGCGTCGGATGCGCTGAGGAAGGTGCGCCGGATGCGATCCGGGTCGAACGCTCCCGTCTCATCGTTCTCGATCGTCGCGATCACCTGCTCCTGCTGGCTCCTGGGCGGGATGAACGTGGTGATCGCCTGGTAGGACCCGATCGTTCCGTCGGCGACCAGCGGATCGAGCTCCGCGGTCATCTCTGCGGTCTCCTCGAGCGTTTCCTGCAGGTTCTGGTCTCGTGTGACGAGCATCATGAAGTCGAACGATGAGCCGAACTTCTCCGTAAGATACGTCTGCTCGAGAACTCCGCGATTGTCGCTGGCGCGAAGATTCTCGATGTTGTCGCTGAACTCGAGTCGAAAGCTCAGGATCGCCGCAATCACCAGAAAAATTGCCCAGGCGGCTACCACGAGGCGCGGCCGGGCGAGACTGAGCGCGATCAGTTTGTCCGATCCGAAGGTGTGCAGATAGAGCCTGGGAACCTTCTTCGAGCGGCCGTCCACCTGGACGATGAGCGCCGGAAGGACAAACGCGACGCAGAGAAAGAAGAAGAGAATTCCGGTTCCCGTAAGGAGACCGAGATGGGTCATTGCTCGGAAGTCCGTAACGAGAAAGCCGTAGAAAGTCGCCGCCGTCGTGATCGCGGCGATTACGACACCAGGCAGCGTCGATCGGATCGTGTTGGTCAGAGCGATCGCCATCGGGCGGTCCGCGTTGCGCTCCTCGACGTATCTCTCGTAAAGGACGGTGATGAAGTCGATGCCGAGGCCGGCGAGCAGCGCAGCAAAGCCCGCGGCGGCCGACGAAAGGACTCCGAGTGCCAGACCGGCGAATCCGAACGTCATCACGATCGCGAGCGACATCGGGATTCCGGCATAAGCGATCGCCGATACCCGCCTGAATGCGTACGTGAAGAGCAGGAGAACGCCGAAGAAGGAGAAAAGAACGTTGGCGATCACGTCTCCCTTGATGAGCTCCGCATCGTCGAATGCAATCGAATAGCCGCCGGTGTATGCGACGGCTGGCAGAGGAACGTCCGGCTGTTCGGCAGTGAACCGGCCCAGCGCCCGTTCTTCGATCGCGTCTGCCTGTTCCATCATGCGTCGCGAAAAGCCCATATCCTGCGCGGGATGGTCAGGTTTGACGAGAATCAGCAGTGTCGAGTGATCGGACGAGAGGTAGTAGCCCGCGGTCGGGTCGATGTCGAAACCGCCTCCCGCCTTCTGAAATCTGTCGAGGAAGATCGGAAGGAGGTTCAGCGGATCGAGGGTGATGAGCTCCTTCATCGCGCCCGACTGAGGAGTCTGGAGGAGGGCCCGGTTGCGAGCCAGAGCAGATCTGATTGCCTCGTCGGTCAGCCGTGCGCGGACGAGCTCCAGTTCTTCCGGGCTCATCAGAAGCAACGCGTTCGGCAATACCTCACGAACGAGAGAGACGGGATCGGGAATCTCGAACTCGACTGCTTCCACCATCGGAAGCGCCTGATACTGGCGCGCCATGTGGTCGACCAACGGTACGTAATTTTCCCATCCGGCGCCTTCCGGAAACTTCAGCACGACGATGTGGTAGTCGATCGTACCGAGGTCGTCGAGGATCCTCCGGAACTCGTTGACCTCTTCGTTGTCGGGGATCATGTTGAGGATCTCCGGATCGAACCTCAGATAGGATGCGGCAACGATGGCGCCCAGTCCGATGACTCCGGCGAGTACGAGAATCCTCGCGCTGTGTCGGAGGCAGAAGCTTGCTAGTCGATCGAAAACTTTGGGAATCAATTCGGTTATCCGTTCGAGAGGGCTCTGAGGAAATGAAGCGACCGTGTCCGGCCAGCCTGACAACGAATCGTGCGGGAGGTCTCTTCCTGGGCCTTCTTCTGTTCCTTGCTGCCTGTTCGGGGGAGAGAGTCGAGCCGGAGCTTACCGCATCGATCGCCGAGCGGGTGATCATGGGATCGGTCCATGACTCCGAACCGGTCTATGCGGAAGTTCCGCGCAGGGTGAGCTGGAGTCCGCGTTCTCCCCGTGACGACTTCGACGGACTTTCCATCACGACGCTCGAAAAGATGGAGGATGCCGGGCTCGTCGTATTGACTCGAACCGGCACCTCCGAGGAAGGATCGCTCGAGGCGGAGCTCACCGGTTCCGGTCGCGAGATTCTCGGGCTCGTTCCGAGTGC from the Acidobacteriota bacterium genome contains:
- a CDS encoding biotin transporter BioY, giving the protein MSEPTRTLPSWIIATAGNTRFRDFLIVISASIVIAVAAQVAVPLPFTPVPMTLQPMAILLVGALLGSTRGFAAAALYLFEGAIGLPVFANGKAGLFWLVAGPTAGYLLSYPIVAWVTGRLSEKGWSGSPLRTVAMMTIGLAIIHLFGWSWLASMMGLGPKQAFLAGTAPFITGDLVKIALAAVLLPSLQKYLDFRRRKD
- a CDS encoding MMPL family transporter; the protein is MIPKVFDRLASFCLRHSARILVLAGVIGLGAIVAASYLRFDPEILNMIPDNEEVNEFRRILDDLGTIDYHIVVLKFPEGAGWENYVPLVDHMARQYQALPMVEAVEFEIPDPVSLVREVLPNALLLMSPEELELVRARLTDEAIRSALARNRALLQTPQSGAMKELITLDPLNLLPIFLDRFQKAGGGFDIDPTAGYYLSSDHSTLLILVKPDHPAQDMGFSRRMMEQADAIEERALGRFTAEQPDVPLPAVAYTGGYSIAFDDAELIKGDVIANVLFSFFGVLLLFTYAFRRVSAIAYAGIPMSLAIVMTFGFAGLALGVLSSAAAGFAALLAGLGIDFITVLYERYVEERNADRPMAIALTNTIRSTLPGVVIAAITTAATFYGFLVTDFRAMTHLGLLTGTGILFFFLCVAFVLPALIVQVDGRSKKVPRLYLHTFGSDKLIALSLARPRLVVAAWAIFLVIAAILSFRLEFSDNIENLRASDNRGVLEQTYLTEKFGSSFDFMMLVTRDQNLQETLEETAEMTAELDPLVADGTIGSYQAITTFIPPRSQQEQVIATIENDETGAFDPDRIRRTFLSASDANGFREGVWEPFLDSFDQALRPTEPLSIDDVDNPALERLSRRFIQRIDDGGFLSVAYIYPTTGVWGREVPESLMAVGRGGDQRALTGVNLVSAVLRKIVRADAFRATLLGFVMVLILLSLGFRSVRRALLIFVPFVAGCIGMLGLMAALDIDFNFMNIFVGLMLVGVGTDYGIYMVQRYLENPYEFPLHASDTGKAVVMAALTSIIGFGSFALSHYPGLRSIGYASFFGIGLSGLGAITLLPAILVLQRKPDPEQVEKTMFVDHAIRPEEVATGPAAAKPVE